GGCCTGGGGCAGCCCATAAGGCTTCCCCAGGACATTCACCGCTCCTGCCTGGCCGCGGTCGGCGGCCAACACCGCCGTCTCGGCTCTCACGTCTGGCGGCAAGCTGTGATAGATAAGACTGACGGTGGCAACGAGACTCTCCCAACCCAGCATGTCGGCAAAATCCTGTGGAAGCTCGTGCACCTGCCCGTCTTCCCAGGTGAGCGGGGCGGAAAGCCCGAGCTCCCGATGGAGGAACCCGCCGTAGGCGCTGGTGGCTTCCGCCTGCAAGATGGGGATGCTCAACGGCACGCCCACCAAGCCGACGACCAGGACGAAGGCCACGATCCCTCGCCTCAGCCAAGCGCCAGACCACCCGCGCGCCTGCTCAACCATTACTGTCCCTGCCGCAAGAAGGGGCAAAAACGCCGGCGCCACCAACTGCGGCCTCACACCCAGGACCAGACTCACCACGGCAAACAGTCCTCCCCATGCCAGCGGCCGGCCCGCCGGTGCCTCACGGCGGAACAAGAGGCGGAAGAAGCCCAGCAAGACCAAAGGCAGGACCACCAGCATTGCTGCCATATTCAATGCAACTGCGCGGGAAACAGCAGACAGCCCCGGCCGCGCGGGGAGCACGGCATCTTTCAAAGAAACGACGGCCCATCGGTGTCTTGCCAGCCAGGCGAGGTGGGGAGAGGCTATCGCCACGGCCAACATCACTGCCACCCAAGGCCAGGCTTTCTTGAGAAGAGCGCGTTCTCCAGTGGCAGCCATGCCGAGAATGGTCGTCGCTCCCACGACCAGGGCACCGTAGCTATTCAGGAGTGAGAGACCCCACAGAATGCCCCATGCCAGCCACCAGCGTGCGCTGGGGGTCTCCATCAGGCGCACGAAGACCAGAAAAACGATTGACCACCAGAGAAGCTCGAAGGCGCCGGGCGCCAAGAAAGAGCTGCTGCGCAGCGACACCGGCCAGAGCACTACTGCGAGGGTCGCGAGCCATTGGGCTAACCTACCGCCGCCAAGGCGTTTGGCCAGCAGACCGGTCAGCCAGGCTGCCGCCAAGCCGGCGACGATCGGCACAATACGATAGCCCACCAGCGAGCCACCCAGCAGGCTACCGAGCCGCGCAACGATGGCAATACCGGGCGGCTTGCCAAGGAAGCCCCATGCCAAGTGCCGTCCCATGTCGATGTGCAGCAGCTCCTCACGGTGGAAGCCGTACTTGCCCGCGGCCAAGAGGTTGGCGGCTAACCGCAAGGCAAGCAGAGCCCCGATGAGCACTGCCGTGCCGCGCCCCCTCTGCGCCGTGGTTCGCCCAGAACTCTCCATTTTGTGCTCCGTCTCTTGGCGGCGTGTGCCCGCCACTACCGGTCAGGCAGCCGCACCTTCCAGCGCCTGGGAAAAATCGGCGATCAGGTCCTCGACGTCCTCGATGCCCACCGACACGCGAATTAGCCCGTCGCTGATGCCAAGGCGCTGCCGCTCCTCTGCCGGCACCCCCCGGTGCGAAGTGGTCACAGGCCGGGTCACCAGGGTCTCCACGCCGCCTAAGCTGGGCGCCACCACCGCGATGCGCAGCCTGTCCAAAAAGCGCTCTGCGGCCTGCTCGCCCCCATTGAGTTCGAAGCTCAGCACCCCGCCAAAGCCATCGAAGAGCTCTACTGCCCTCGCGTGCGACGCATGACTGGCCAGCCCGGGGTAGTACACGCGCCTCACCAGAGGGTGCTCAGCCAGAAAAGTGGCCATGCGCAGGGCCGACTGATTCTGACAACGCACGCGGAGAGCCAGCGTCTTCAGCCCGCGATAGAGCAGAAAGCAGGCATGGGGATCGAGGGAGGTGCCGAATCGTTTCAGCCGGGTCGTCACTGCCTCCACCAGCTCCTTCCGGCCGATGACGGCTCCCGCCACCAAGTCCGAGTGCCCGTTGAGATATTTCGTGCAGGAATACAGGCTGAGGTCGAATCCAAAGTCCAGTGGCCGAAAGTTCACCGGCGTCGCGAATGTGTTGTCGATGATGGCGACAAGCCCATGTGCGCGCGCAAAGTCGACCACCGCCTTGAGGTCTGCCACCTCCAGTAAGGGATTTGTCATCACCTCAACATAAATGGCCTTTGTGGTGGGTCGCAGAGCGCGGTGCCACGAGTGGGGGCTGTTACCATCAACAAAGCTCACGTCGATTCCCAGCGCGGGTAGGTCAGTGGAAAAAAGCTCAAGCGTGCCACCGTAAAGGCAATTCTGCGCTATGAGGTGGTCGCCGGATCTAAGGAGGGCAAGCATGGTCGTGCTGATTGCCGCCATGCCACTGGCCGTGACTACTGCTGCCTCAGCGTTCTCCAGCGCCGCTAACTTGCTATGCAGCACGTCGTGGGTGGGCGTGTTGTTGTACCGGCCGTAGCGCAGCACTTCGCCGGAGGCACCGCGGTACTGAAACGTGGCCGACTGGAAAGTGGGCAGGGTGACCGCGCCCAGGATGCGTGGGGATGGCTCACCGGCAAGGACTAACTTTGTGTCAATTTTCATTCCCTCACCTCCACGGGGACCCGGAGCCGGGGTGGAGACTCAATCCTGTGCGACGCGCACCTCGAATTCCAAGTGATATCGCCTGGCCTCTCCCGGCCCGAGCATAACCAGCGCGCCGCGCTCCCGCTCGGCAACACGCCCTTCAACATGGCAATTGGCAGGCTCAATGCCCAAGGCGTACACGCCAGCAGCAGGCATCTTCCATTCCACAAGGCGAGGGAGCGTGTTCCTGTCCCAGCGTAGGGAAACAGCCAACGCCACCTCACGGCCGGCGATGGGGAAACGAGGGTTGGTCAGAGTCACCTCGGCGAGTTCGTGTGCCCCGGCAGTCGAGCCGTCCAGTTCGTGGTAATAGACGCGCTCGGTGTAGCCCACAGTGGGAGCCTCGAATCGGTCGAAGCCTGCAACGGGGACGTCCTTGTCGCGGGGTACAACCTTCGCTTTGGGGAAGCGCAGCTCGGTCTGCTCCGACATCAGAGGAAAGCCGAAGTTGAAATGGTAGAGGATC
The DNA window shown above is from Calditrichota bacterium and carries:
- a CDS encoding glycosyltransferase family 39 protein, encoding MESSGRTTAQRGRGTAVLIGALLALRLAANLLAAGKYGFHREELLHIDMGRHLAWGFLGKPPGIAIVARLGSLLGGSLVGYRIVPIVAGLAAAWLTGLLAKRLGGGRLAQWLATLAVVLWPVSLRSSSFLAPGAFELLWWSIVFLVFVRLMETPSARWWLAWGILWGLSLLNSYGALVVGATTILGMAATGERALLKKAWPWVAVMLAVAIASPHLAWLARHRWAVVSLKDAVLPARPGLSAVSRAVALNMAAMLVVLPLVLLGFFRLLFRREAPAGRPLAWGGLFAVVSLVLGVRPQLVAPAFLPLLAAGTVMVEQARGWSGAWLRRGIVAFVLVVGLVGVPLSIPILQAEATSAYGGFLHRELGLSAPLTWEDGQVHELPQDFADMLGWESLVATVSLIYHSLPPDVRAETAVLAADRGQAGAVNVLGKPYGLPQAVSTDADYFHWGPGPLPGTTLIGVGVSPGAMALHYEIVETAASVVTRFARQATVHVLVCAEPHGSLQELWPLLGEMK
- a CDS encoding aminotransferase class I/II-fold pyridoxal phosphate-dependent enzyme encodes the protein MKIDTKLVLAGEPSPRILGAVTLPTFQSATFQYRGASGEVLRYGRYNNTPTHDVLHSKLAALENAEAAVVTASGMAAISTTMLALLRSGDHLIAQNCLYGGTLELFSTDLPALGIDVSFVDGNSPHSWHRALRPTTKAIYVEVMTNPLLEVADLKAVVDFARAHGLVAIIDNTFATPVNFRPLDFGFDLSLYSCTKYLNGHSDLVAGAVIGRKELVEAVTTRLKRFGTSLDPHACFLLYRGLKTLALRVRCQNQSALRMATFLAEHPLVRRVYYPGLASHASHARAVELFDGFGGVLSFELNGGEQAAERFLDRLRIAVVAPSLGGVETLVTRPVTTSHRGVPAEERQRLGISDGLIRVSVGIEDVEDLIADFSQALEGAAA